The Maledivibacter sp. region AGCAGCTATATGATCATTAATCCTACGGGAGTGGTAACAAAAAGAGCAGTATATGCTCCAAAGGGAAAAATCGCTATGACGTGGCCAGAAAAGAATTTAAGCTTCATAAAAAGCAGTACATGTAAAAGAGATGGTAACTATCCCCTGGATGGATGTAATGTTGCTGTATTTGTCGGCAATGATAATTTTATGGTTGAAATGGAAACCTTCGGGGAAGAACAAACCCTCCTACCAAATGAAACAATGAAAAACATAGAAAACTGGAAGCTTTTGAATAGAACCTTAAAATTTCAAGAACATGATGAGTTAGTTTAGATTTAAATAGACCATTGAAATTAATCAATGGTCTCAGGCTGCCTAAAAACCCGAATTTCTTCGTTGTTGCTTCACCCAAGAACCCTTACGTATGTCTGTATACGCTACGGTCTCTCGGCTTCAGCACGCCTCGAACTTCGAATTGTTAGGCAGCCTGACATCTTGTTGACTTTGTCAACAATCTGAGACCATTGAAATTAATCAATGGTCTTAGGCTGCCTAAAAACCCGAATTTCTTCGTTGTTGCTTCACCCAAGAACCCTTACGTATGTCTGTATACGCTACGGCCTCTCGGTTTCAGCACGCCTCAAACTTCAGCTTTTTCAACAGCCTGTCATATTGTTATTTTTTAATTATTTCCTAGATTTCTAACAACCAATCCTCCCATTTCCTTTGTTCCAACTAATTTTGATCCTTCACTATGGATGTCTCCGGTTCTATAGTTATCCTTAAGTACTTTTTCAACGGCAGACTCTATGGATGAAGCCTCCCTTTCAAGATCAAAGGAATATCTAAGCATCATTGCAACGGATAAAATTGTTGCTAGGGGGTTTGCTTTATCTTGCCCGGCTATATCCGGTGCAGAGCCGTGGATTGGCTCATACAATCCAAATTTTCCGTCTCCTAGACTGGCTGATGGAAGCATTCCTATTGAACCAGTAAGCATACTGGCTTCGTCGGATAATATATCTCCAAACATGTTTGTGGTTAAGACCACATCAAATTGCTTAGGATCACGTATTAACTGCATAGCCGCATTATCCACCAGCATATGGTTTAAAGTAACGTCAGAATATTCTTCATGTACTTTACTTACTACCTCTCTCCAAAGACGGGAGCTTTCAAGGACATTCATCTTATCGATATTAGTTACAGTATTATTTCGCTTCCTTGCAATTTCAAAGGCCTTTCTAGCTATTCTATCTACTTCTTTTATACTGTATTGCTCGGTGTCATAGGCTGCCTGCCCCATATCACTATCTCTACGACCCCTTTCACCAAAATAGATTCCTCCAGTTAATTCACGAACTACGCATATGTCAAAGCCACCCTCAATAATCTCAGGCTTTAATGGACAAGCTTCCTTTAAGGGATCATATAATACAGCAGGGCGTATATTAGCATAAAGACCAAGTTCCTTTCTGATCTGTAAAAGTCCTTTTTCCGGCCTTAAATGTCCGGGAAGT contains the following coding sequences:
- the leuB gene encoding 3-isopropylmalate dehydrogenase, whose translation is MKYKIAVIRGDGIGPEIVDQAILVLEKIGELYDHKFIFTDVLAGGCAYDVKGTPLPQETIDIAKDSDAVLLGAVGGPKWDTLPGHLRPEKGLLQIRKELGLYANIRPAVLYDPLKEACPLKPEIIEGGFDICVVRELTGGIYFGERGRRDSDMGQAAYDTEQYSIKEVDRIARKAFEIARKRNNTVTNIDKMNVLESSRLWREVVSKVHEEYSDVTLNHMLVDNAAMQLIRDPKQFDVVLTTNMFGDILSDEASMLTGSIGMLPSASLGDGKFGLYEPIHGSAPDIAGQDKANPLATILSVAMMLRYSFDLEREASSIESAVEKVLKDNYRTGDIHSEGSKLVGTKEMGGLVVRNLGNN